In the Hordeum vulgare subsp. vulgare chromosome 7H, MorexV3_pseudomolecules_assembly, whole genome shotgun sequence genome, one interval contains:
- the LOC123410729 gene encoding anthranilate O-methyltransferase 2-like — protein MKAGSGVRMANGNGENSYAANSRLQEKAILETRPVLRKAIEKVYTSLSARRSTMVVADLGCSSGPNTLRVVSEVIGAIQAGTRKSEERRAMEVQFFLNDLPGNDFNLVFRSLEQLEDLGGKETPLYYVAGLPGSYYRKLFPSRSVHFFHSSYSLMWRSKVPGELSSCTHVNEGNIYIGKTTPPTVIKLFQEQFKKDFELFLTLRSRELVNGGRMLLTFLGRKSEEMLMHGDVTTLFELVAKSLRSLVLKGRVEKEKLDSFNLPYYAPSVKEVKELINESKLFDIEHIRLFESNWDPQDDSDSDVVIDCASSGANVAKCIRAVLEPLIVDHFGEAIIEELFVVYASVVEKHLEKAKAKYPIIVASLEKSMH, from the exons ATGAAGGCAGGGAGCGGCGTTCGCATGGCTAACGGCAACGGGGAGAACAGCTACGCCGCAAACTCCAGGCTCCAA GAGAAGGCCATTTTGGAGACAAGGCCGGTGCTTCGCAAGGCCATAGAAAAGGTGTACACGTCGCTCTCCGCCCGACGGAGCACCATGGTCGTCGCCGACCTCGGCTGCTCGTCGGGCCCGAACACTCTGCGTGTCGTCTCCGAGGTGATCGGAGCGATCCAGGCCGGCACTCGGAAGTCGGAAGAACGGCGCGCCATGGAGGTGCAGTTCTTCCTGAACGACCTGCCGGGGAACGATTTCAACCTCGTCTTCCGGTCATTGGAGCAACTTGAAGATCTCGGCGGGAAAGAGACGCCGCTCTACTATGTGGCCGGCCTGCCGGGATCCTACTACAGGAAGCTTTTCCCTTCTCGAAGCGTCCATTTCTTCCACTCGTCTTACTCCCTCATGTGGCGTTCTAAG GTCCCGGGGGAACTCTCAAGCTGCACTCACGTGAACGAAGGCAACATCTACATTGGAAAGACTACCCCACCGACTGTGATAAAGCTGTTCCAAGAACAATTCAAGAAGGACTTTGAGTTGTTCCTTACACTGCGTTCTAGAGAGCTTGTCAATGGAGGCCGAATGTTGCTAACATTTCTTGGACGAAAAAGTGAAGAAATGCTTATGCATGGGGACGTTACCACCTTATTCGAACTGGTTGCCAAATCTCTCCGGTCTCTGGTACTAAAG GGCCGTGTGGAGAAGGAGAAATTGGACTCATTCAACCTACCATACTATGCCCCATCGGTGAAAGAGGTGAAGGAGCTGATCAATGAGAGTAAGCTCTTCGACATTGAGCATATCAGGCTCTTTGAATCCAACTGGGATCCTCAGGATGACTCAGACAGTGATGTGGTAATAGATTGTGCTAGCAGCGGGGCAAATGTGGCCAAATGCATAAGGGCGGTTTTGGAACCGCTGATTGTAGACCACTTTGGAGAGGCCATTATTGAAGAATTATTCGTGGTGTATGCCTCCGTCGTTGAAAAGCATCTGGAGAAAGCAAAGGCAAAGTACCCCATCATCGTGGCATCCTTGGAGAAGTCCATGCACTGA